TATATCTCACACGCGATCTCGCCCAGGTTCCGGATTTCGCGGGGATGGGACCAGAAGCACTGGAGATTTCACGCGAGGATTTTCGCGCGCGCTTGCAAAAATATCGCGGCGAGATCAAGGGCGTTTTGACACGCGCCGATTTTATCGCGGGGGTTGGGAACGCGTACGCGGACGAAATTTTGTGGGCGGCGCGTCTGCATCCGTACCGCAAACGCACAACATTGTCAGAAGAAGAAATCGCGCGGCTGTACGACGCGATGCGCGCAACACTGCGCGACGCCATCGAAAAGGTGCGCGCGGGGATGGGCGAGCAGATTCATTTGGAACCGCGCGATTTTCTCGCGGTACACATGAAAGCGGGCGCGCCGTGTCCGCGTTGCGGCTCGCCGATTTCGCTCGTCGGCGCGAATCAACGCATCACGAATTTTTGTCGCACGTGCCAGCCGGGTGGATTGATTCGCGGGATGTGACCTACTTCCAACTACATCTGTAGTTGGTCTTTGGATTACCATTGGTCCTAGGATTGATTGGGCGTGTCCTCACAGAAACCGATGAGTCCAAAATTGTAACTACTCAGCCAATCCTCATTTACGCCGATGAAAAAACAAATCTGTCCGCGAATAACGCGAATAAGAAGAAATAATTAGCGAAGATTCGCGTAATTCGCGGATAAATGAACCATGAATCGGTTGTCGAAGAAATCGTGTTCCCTTCTTATTCAAACAATGGGGCGGCGTTCGCAAGAAACGCGCGGGACGAATCTTGCAAGGACGTACTTGGGATCAAATGCCACGGTCGCCCAAACTCGCAATAGCTTGAATGGCTCCTCCTCTTTTTTGTATTCTCCGCTTCTGATGTTATAATAGCGCCCATCAATTTTCAATAGCCGCGTCATTTTTTCCTCTGCGCGGCTTGGCAACGACGCCTTGAAAATCCTGGCGCGTTGCTACCCCTCTAGCTTGTCGCTATTCAATGGACTGCGCTCCAGGAGATTCAATTTCTCGTACGCCGGAGAGCAGTTCGATGAATTTCCATCCACCCGCCAAATCATTTCGCATCGTTTGTTTCGATTGCGATAGCACGCTGACCGCTATCGAAGGCATTGACGAACTCGCGCGCCTCAAAGGACAATTCGAGCACATCGCCAATTTGACGCGCCGCGCAATGGATGGCGAACTCAAATTCGAAGACGTGTTCGCCGAACGGTTGCGTCTCCTCCAACCCACGCGCGCCGATCTCAAACACATCGCACGCGCGTATCAAGACCATCTCCTCCCCGACGCGCGTCCCGTCATCGCCGCGTTACGCGCGGCGGGATGCCCGGTTCACATCGTCAGCGGCGGACTGTTGCCGGCGGTCGAAACCTTTGCGCGCGCGTTGGGTTTATCCGCGCAGAATGTCCACGCGGTTCCCGTTGTCTTCGACCAACTCGCCGGACATTGGTGGCAGTACGATCAACATCGCTACGCTGGCAATCCGGACGAACGTTATCTCGCGTTTGCGCCGACGCCGTTGAGCGAAACGAACGGCAAACGGTCGGTCATTGCCAAGATCGCGAACGGCATCGCCGAAACGATGCTCGTCGGCGATGGCGTCACCGACCTCGAAGCGCGCGACGCGGTGAAACTGTTCGTCGGCTTTGGCGGAGTCGTGCGCCGCGAACGCGTCGCAACTCAAGCCGAAGTATTCGTCCAAGCCCCACGCCTCGCCGCGATTGTTCCGCTCGCCTTGTCGCACGTGACCGCGCAACAATTGATCGGCACAGAACACGAAACGATTTTGCAACAAGGGCTGGACGATATCGCCCAATCCCAGGTTCTGTTCAGAAAGGTCTAGCCATGGCGCAACTGTTCATCCCAGGTCCGACCGACGTTGACGCAAGTGTGCGCGCCGCACAAGCGCAACCGATGATCGGTCATCGCGGAGCGGACTTCCAAACCTTGTTCGCGCGTCTGCAACCGAAATTGCGCCTGGTTTTTACGACGACGCGTCGCGTGTACATTTCGACCTCCTCTGGCACCGGCTTGCAAGAAGCCGCGCTGCGAAACTGCGTCGCGCGGCGAGTGTTGTGCTGTGTCAACGGCGCGTTCGCAGAACGTTGGTACGAGGTCGCGCTGGCGAACGGCAAAAACGCGACACGCCTCGATGTGGAATGGGGCAATGGGATTCTGCCGGAGCTGGTCGAGTCCGCACTCGCGCAAGATAATTTCGACGCGGTCGCCATCGTCCACAACGAAACGAGCACCGGCGTCGCCAGTCCGCTGCGCGAGATCGCCGCGCGCGTGCGCGAACGTTTCCCCGACGTGTTGCTTCTCGTGGACGCCGTATCTTCGCTCGGCGGCGTTGAAATTGATTTCGACGCGTGGGGCTTGGACGTGCTGTTCACCTCGTCGCAAAAATGTCTCGCCGTGCCGCCTGGTCTCGCGTTTGCGGCGGTCTCGGATCGCGCGTTGGACAAGGCGCGTGGCGTTTCAAATCGCGGATTGTATTTCGATTTCGTCGAACTCGAGGAACATTTGCTCAAGAATCAAACGCCCTCGACGCCGGCAATTTCGTTGATGTGGGCGCTCGATGTCGCACTCGACCGGATTCTCGCGGAAGGATTGTCTGCGCGCTATGCGCGTCACGCGCAGATGGCGAATCGCGTGCAGACCTGGGCGGCGCAGAATTTCGATTTGTTCGCGCAAGCCGGTTATCGTTCACCAACCGTCACGTGCATCAAGAACACGCGCAACGTGAATCTGAAATCGCTCAACGCGCATTTGCGCGACCGGGGCATGCAAATTTCGGACGGCTACGGCAAACTCAAGCACAGCACGTTTCGCATCGCGCACATGGGCGAGATTCACATGGCTGACCTAGAGCTATTGCTCGCTTCGATAGATGAATTTTAATGTGGAGGCGGGCGGCTTGCCCGCCAGTGCGGACGAGCCGTCCGCACCACAGTAATCCGGAGGAATTATATGCACCGCATTCTTATCACCGATGACCTGGGACCGGCGGGGTTGGCAATTCTCGACAAGGCGTCCGATGTTCAGTACGATGTCGTAAAATTACCTGATCGTCAAAAACTGATCGAGCTGATCGGCGAATACGACGCGATCATCACGCGCTCGGGCACGCCGCTCGACGCGGCATCATTCCAAGCCGCGCGCCAACTCAAGATTGCCGGACGCGCCGGCGTCGGTATGGACAATGTGGACATTGACGCGGCGACTTTGCGCGGCATTCTCGTGATGAATACACCAGAAGCGAACATGCTCGCGGCGACCGAACTGACGATGGCGCTGATGCTCGCGTTGTTTCGCCGCGTGCCCTGGGCAGACCAGTCCATCAAACGCGGCGAGTGGACGCGCAGTAAATTCATGGGCATGCAACTGGCTGACCACACCATCGGCATCATCGGGCTGGGTCGCATCGGCTCGCGCGTCGCGACGCGCTGCCTGGCATTCGGCATGCGCGTGCTCGCGTACGATCCGTACATCCCCGAAGAGATCGCCGAGCGGTTGCGCGTGCATCTCGTCGGCGACCTCGACGAATTGTTGCGCGAGTCGGACCTCATCACGTTACACACACCGCTGACCGATGAAACGCGCGCGATGATCGGCGCGGAACAAATCGCCAAGATGAAGCCAGGCGTGCGGCTGATCAACTGCGCGCGCGGCGGCGTGATTGACGAACAAGCGTTGTACGATGGTCTCGTTGCCGGCAAAATCGGCGGCGCGGCAATTGACGTGTACTCGGTCGAACCACCGCGCACCGAGTTGTTAAAGAAATTGTTGGCGCTCGATTCCGTCGTCGCGACGCCGCACATTGGCGCGAACACGGTCGAAGCGCAACGCAACGTCGCGGTGCAAATCGTCAATCAAGTGTTGGATGCGTTGCGCGGAACGAATTACGCGAACGTCGTGAATCTGCCATTCGCGGAAGGCATAGACTATCGCTCGATTCAACCGTACATGACGCTCGCCGAACGCATCGGGACGATTCACATGCAGTTGATGCACGGGCGCATCGAACGCGTCGAGGTCGAGTGTCGCGGTGAAGCGGTCGAGAAATTGATCAAGCCATTGACCGTCGCGTTGCTCAAAGGATTGCTCCAACCGATTCTGAGCGACGCGGTCAACTATGTGAACGCGCCGCGCCTCGCGGACGAGCGCGGCATCCTGGTTTCGCAAACACGTCATCCCGCCGCCGAAGATTACTCGAACGTGATTCTGTGCCGCGTCTCATCGCCGCACGAAACGCGGCTCATCGGCGGCGCGCTGTTTTTGCACCATCAACCGCGCATCGTGTTAATGGACGATTATCGTCTCGACGCGCCGTTAGCCGGGCGCGCGCTGTTCACGGTGAACCACGATGTGCCGGGCGTCGTCGGCAAGGTCGGCACGATTCTCGCGAACCACGCGATCAACATCGCCGAGTGGCGCATGGCGCGCAATGCGCCAGGCGGCACCGCTGTGTCGTACATCAACATTGATTCGCCGGTCGGCGACGATGTGTTGAGCGAGTTGCGCGCGTTGCCCACGATCATGGATGTGCGCCAGGTCGCGCTGTAAATTGTGCACACACCCCACCCTCCCCTCCTTTATCAAGAGGAGGGCTATGTTTTTGCATTCCCACTCAATAATGCTATAATCGCGCCGTGAAATTTGCGAAAGCATATCCGCTGCTCGCGGTTCTCCTCACGGTGTTTGCCGTCGCGCCGTTGGAATACCCCGGCGCGTTTCAATCCCACACTGGCTTGCTCGCCTACTATAATCTGATTGACCTCGATCAACGTCCGTTTCAGTTTTTCAACTGGGCGCCGACGTTAGGCAGCGCATTCGATCTGTTTCGCACTGAAGGCGCGTTGCCATACGTCGTCGCGCTGATCTTGCATCGCGTCGGGTTCAGTTATCTCGACGCGATCAAACTCGTGTACGCGCTCGCGTGGGTCGGCAGTGGGCTGGCGATGTTCGCGTTCGCGCGCCGATTCTTGAGTGACGCGGGCGCGCTCCTCGCCACGACCGTGTACGTGTATCTGCCGTACCACATCGCAACCGTGTACGTGCGCGGCGCGTTCGCCGAATCGGTCGCGTGGATGTGGTTTCCACTAGTACTGCTTGCTCTGGTCAGTCAACAGTCAACAGTCAACAGTCAACAGAAATTTGCAATTCGCAATTTTGTCGCGCCGCTCTTGACGTTCGCCACGTTCGTCCTGATTCAACCTGGAATGGCAATCTTGTTCGCACCCGTCGCGTTCTCCATCGTCCTTGCAATACGCGGGCGATCTGGCATTCGCCATTCGCTATTCGCAATCCTGGGTGGACTCGCGCTTGGCGCAATCCTGTTCGCGCCCACGATTCTGCGTTACGGCGCGCACATCGCGCGCGATGGATTCAACGCGAATTTTGTTTTGCCATTTCAATTGTTCTCCGCGCTGTGGGGATTCGGCGCGAGCACCGGCAATTTCCTCGATCAATTTCCGTTTCAACTCGGCGTCGTGCCGATGGGACTCGCGATTGTCGCGATCGCGTTGGCGTGGCAGGAACGCGCGAATGAGGAACGCAACGATGTGGAACGCTCCGGCGAACGTTCCCTACGGCATATTGTGATTATTTTTCTCGCAGGCGCGATGGTGTTGACGCTACTCACTTTCGAGATCACATCGCCGCTGTGGCGCGGGCTGGGTGTGTTCGTAGAGTATCCGTGGCAACTGCTCGCGTTCGTCGGGCTTGCGCTCGCGTTCATCGCCGGGTCGGCAATCGAATTTGACGCGCGGCTCACGCGTCCGGCAATGCTCGCATTTTTTATCGCGCTGCCAGTCATCGCGAGTTACAGCTATCTCGCGCCGCGCTTTCTCGACGCCAGACCGACGCGTCCGCCCATCGCGATATTCAATGACGAGGTCGCGCTCTTGGATTATCGCATCGTCGGACCATTGCGGCACGGCGCGACGTTGCGCGTGTACTTGACCTGGCAAGCACTGCGTCCGGTCTACACCGATTACAACGTATTCGTTCACGCGGTCCACGAAAACGGCGAGCGATACGGGCAATCGGACAACAAACCCCAGAATGGCGCGTTGCCGATGATCAAGTGGATGCCCGGCGAAGTAATTTTCGATCTGCACAAGGTTCAAATTGACGTGGACGGACCTGACGAAGGATTTCATCTCGAACTAGGAATCTACAAGCCCGCGACCGGCGAACGCGCGCTGACTGAACGCGGCGCGGATCATCTCACTCTGCCGCGTCCCGGCGATCCGGAACCCATCGTCAGCGATCAACTTGCGCCGAGCAAATAACGCATCACACATCGCGTTTTAGATTTCGAATGAAACGTATTGATCCATATCTGATTCTACTTTTACTTTGCTCGATCTTCGCCATCGCGCCGCTCACCGCGCCCGGCTATTTTTGGGGCGCGCACGATGGGCGGCACTCGGTGTACTTTTTGTTCGAGTTCGACCGCTCGATCCAAGATGGTATCTTTTATCCGCGCTGGGCGCCCGATTACACGTTCGGCTACGGCTATCCGATGTTCAACATTTACGCGCCGGGCGCGTTGTACGCGAGCGAATCGTTGCATCTGCTCGGCTTTGATTTCGTCACTGCGACCAAGATCACTTTCGCGCTCGCCATTCTATTTTCCGGCGCGGCGATGTTCGGTTTTGTCAAACGACTCACTGGGTCGAGCCGCGCGGCATTCGTGTCCGGGATCGCATACATCTACATCCCCTACCACATCGCGGACATTTACGTGCGCGCCGCACTCGCCGAATCGGTCACACTGATTTTTCTGCCGCTGACACTATGGGGCTTTTACGACACGATTGAACGCCCGCGCGTCACGGCGGTGGTCGCCACCGCGCTGGCGTACGCCGCGATGATGTTTTCACACAATGGCATCGCGCTCATGTTCACGGTCGTGCTCGGCACCTGGGTCTTGTTCCTGATGCTGGTCAAGATTCCCGTCGCCGCACTCCGCACACGATTCCGCGATTTTATGATACTGGGTCTGCCACCTATCGGCGCACTTGTTCTCGGCGTCGGCATCGTTGCGATTTTTCTGATTCCCGCCGCGCTCGAATACCAGTACGTCCGCACCGATCAATGGCTCGGCAATTACTACGATTACTCGAAGCACTTTGCGTACTTTTTCCAATTGTTCGCGCCGAC
The Chloroflexota bacterium DNA segment above includes these coding regions:
- a CDS encoding HAD-IB family phosphatase produces the protein MNFHPPAKSFRIVCFDCDSTLTAIEGIDELARLKGQFEHIANLTRRAMDGELKFEDVFAERLRLLQPTRADLKHIARAYQDHLLPDARPVIAALRAAGCPVHIVSGGLLPAVETFARALGLSAQNVHAVPVVFDQLAGHWWQYDQHRYAGNPDERYLAFAPTPLSETNGKRSVIAKIANGIAETMLVGDGVTDLEARDAVKLFVGFGGVVRRERVATQAEVFVQAPRLAAIVPLALSHVTAQQLIGTEHETILQQGLDDIAQSQVLFRKV
- a CDS encoding DUF5131 family protein, translated to MGCRRNRVPFLFKQWGGVRKKRAGRILQGRTWDQMPRSPKLAIA
- a CDS encoding alanine--glyoxylate aminotransferase family protein codes for the protein MAQLFIPGPTDVDASVRAAQAQPMIGHRGADFQTLFARLQPKLRLVFTTTRRVYISTSSGTGLQEAALRNCVARRVLCCVNGAFAERWYEVALANGKNATRLDVEWGNGILPELVESALAQDNFDAVAIVHNETSTGVASPLREIAARVRERFPDVLLLVDAVSSLGGVEIDFDAWGLDVLFTSSQKCLAVPPGLAFAAVSDRALDKARGVSNRGLYFDFVELEEHLLKNQTPSTPAISLMWALDVALDRILAEGLSARYARHAQMANRVQTWAAQNFDLFAQAGYRSPTVTCIKNTRNVNLKSLNAHLRDRGMQISDGYGKLKHSTFRIAHMGEIHMADLELLLASIDEF
- a CDS encoding Fpg/Nei family DNA glycosylase produces the protein MPELPELEVVQQVLTRRVAGTTIDAVQVLPAGGAIVVRDLTHAGFVESLAGMRINAITRRGKFLVFALARDDAPLHLVVNPKLAGRLQLAVPSDKRHAKTHFVFTLSSGDELRYVDQKVMGQVYLTRDLAQVPDFAGMGPEALEISREDFRARLQKYRGEIKGVLTRADFIAGVGNAYADEILWAARLHPYRKRTTLSEEEIARLYDAMRATLRDAIEKVRAGMGEQIHLEPRDFLAVHMKAGAPCPRCGSPISLVGANQRITNFCRTCQPGGLIRGM
- a CDS encoding phosphoglycerate dehydrogenase, with amino-acid sequence MHRILITDDLGPAGLAILDKASDVQYDVVKLPDRQKLIELIGEYDAIITRSGTPLDAASFQAARQLKIAGRAGVGMDNVDIDAATLRGILVMNTPEANMLAATELTMALMLALFRRVPWADQSIKRGEWTRSKFMGMQLADHTIGIIGLGRIGSRVATRCLAFGMRVLAYDPYIPEEIAERLRVHLVGDLDELLRESDLITLHTPLTDETRAMIGAEQIAKMKPGVRLINCARGGVIDEQALYDGLVAGKIGGAAIDVYSVEPPRTELLKKLLALDSVVATPHIGANTVEAQRNVAVQIVNQVLDALRGTNYANVVNLPFAEGIDYRSIQPYMTLAERIGTIHMQLMHGRIERVEVECRGEAVEKLIKPLTVALLKGLLQPILSDAVNYVNAPRLADERGILVSQTRHPAAEDYSNVILCRVSSPHETRLIGGALFLHHQPRIVLMDDYRLDAPLAGRALFTVNHDVPGVVGKVGTILANHAINIAEWRMARNAPGGTAVSYINIDSPVGDDVLSELRALPTIMDVRQVAL